The following coding sequences are from one Vitis riparia cultivar Riparia Gloire de Montpellier isolate 1030 unplaced genomic scaffold, EGFV_Vit.rip_1.0 scaffold736_pilon_pilon, whole genome shotgun sequence window:
- the LOC117910422 gene encoding putative UPF0481 protein At3g02645: MSTTPRTSSLQSTEASTVASTSSSPSPDEKNWATQIREALNEELEEDSEVPVNIFNVPKTLMVTKPDCYVPQEVGLGPYHHLKQELYEMERYKIAAAKRTKKHLQSENFESLIKQLNEHESRIRACYHKFLDFDGETLALMMVVDASFLLEFLQVYAIREERALPRVFHRKSHLLDFARTKSAYNEILRDMVMVENQIPLFVLKQVLEFQFSTPRQADGILCSMLAGFGKYLCPFGIRVELSHIQVEEHAHLLDFLYYLIVPRSKEPSEIIEVAGENEPQQGEAEGSSGESSSAKGTFEVISKLLSKLTEGPIGRLIKKIIFSDAVKYILKLPNTAVSKIPGYSVLKKPVESVLSTHEEQNESENVDSNSNSNSNSNSDSNTTKPPLMEEITIPSVSELSESGIRFLPTNGSISSISFDAKMAKLYLPTISLDPNTEVTLRNLVAYEASTGSGPLVIARYTELMNGIIDTEEDAKILRERGIILNRLKSDEEVANLWNGMSKSIRLTKVPFLDKVIEDVNKYHGSRWQVKAGKVMRRYVFGSWQLLTLLAILAILLLMVLQAFCSVYSCSQIFEISGDQLFFGGFSS; this comes from the coding sequence CACCAAGAACTTCTTCTCTTCAATCCACCGAGGCCTCCACCGTGGCCTCCACCTCTAGTAGCCCAAGCCCTGATGAGAAAAATTGGGCGACTCAGATACGTGAAGCTCTAAATGAAGAGCTTGAAGAAGATAGTGAAGTCCCTGTCAACATCTTCAATGTACCCAAAACTCTCATGGTTACTAAGCCGGATTGCTATGTTCCACAAGAAGTTGGACTGGGGCCTTATCATCATTTGAAGCAGGAGCTCTATGAGATGGAGAGGTACAAAATTGCAGCAGCGAAAAGAACTAAAAAGCATCTccaaagtgaaaattttgaaagccTTATCAAACAGTTGAACGAGCATGAGTCCAGAATTCGAGCTTGCTACCACAAGTTCTTGGACTTCGATGGTGAAACCTTAGCATTGATGATGGTTGTTGATGCCTCTTTCTTGCTTGAGTTCCTTCAAGTCTATGCCATCCGGGAAGAACGGGCTCTGCCGAGAGTTTTCCACAGGAAGTCACACCTACTTGATTTTGCGAGGACCAAATCAGCTTATAATGAGATTCTGAGAGACATGGTGATGGTTGAGAatcaaattccattgtttgtaCTGAAGCAGGTGTTAGAATTCCAGTTCTCGACGCCACGTCAAGCTGATGGTATCTTGTGTTCAATGTTAGCTGGATTTGGCAAATATCTTTGTCCATTTGGGATCAGGGTGGAACTGTCGCATATCCAAGTTGAAGAGCATGCTCACTTGCTGGACTTTCTGTATTATCTCATCGTGCCAAGGTCAAAAGAACCATCTGAAATAATTGAAGTGGCGGGCGAAAATGAACCACAGCAAGGCGAAGCAGAAGGATCTTCTGGAGAGTCCAGTAGTGCAAAAGGAACATTTGAGGTAATTTCGAAACTTCTGTCAAAATTAACTGAAGGCCCAATAGGTCGACTCatcaagaaaattatattttccgATGCTGTAAAATACATATTGAAATTGCCTAACACAGCCGTTTCTAAGATCCCCGGATATTCTGTCTTAAAAAAACCTGTTGAATCTGTCTTATCAACTCATGAGGAACAAAATGAGTCTGAAAATGTGGACTCCAACTCCAACTCCAACTCCAACTCCAACTCCGATAGTAACACTACCAAACCCCCACTGATGGAGGAAATCACCATCCCTTCAGTGTCCGAGCTCTCGGAATCTGGTATCCGTTTCTTACCTACTAATGGCAGCATCTCATCCATCAGTTTTGATGCTAAGATGGCCAAGCTTTACCTCCCTACTATCAGTTTAGATCCAAATACAGAAGTCACTTTGAGAAACTTGGTTGCATATGAAGCATCAACGGGGTCAGGGCCACTTGTTATTGCTCGGTACACTGAACTAATGAATGGGATAATTGATACCGAGGAAGATGCCAAGATTCTGAGAGAAAGAGGTATTATTTTGAACCGATTGAAGAGTGATGAAGAGGTGGCCAACCTGTGGAATGGGATGAGCAAGTCCATAAGGTTGACGAAGGTTCCCTTCCTAGATAAGGTGATTGAAGATGTGAACAAGTATCACGGTAGCAGATGGCAAGTTAAGGCCGGAAAGGTCATGAGGCGTTATGTGTTCGGTTCCTGGCAGCTCTTAACACTTCTAGCTATCCTTGCCATCTTGTTGTTAATGGTATTGCAAGCATTTTGCTCTGTTTATAGCTGTTCCCAAATATTTGAGATCTCCGGAGATCAGTTATTTTTTGGTGGTTTTTCATCTTAA